In the Aliarcobacter cryaerophilus genome, one interval contains:
- a CDS encoding phosphatidylglycerophosphatase A produces the protein MNFRKFFLTVGFSGLSPKAPGTVGSFVSLILGVILLEFLHTSSLFLLSILITIIAIKQIDLYEKEIGTHDSSEIVIDELAGMWIALAICGINSENVFILAPLAFIFFRIFDIWKPSIIGKIDREVKGGLGVMGDDVVAGIFAGICTAGVWQLIEKFVI, from the coding sequence ATGAATTTTAGAAAATTTTTTTTAACTGTAGGATTTAGTGGATTAAGTCCAAAAGCACCTGGAACTGTTGGAAGTTTTGTATCTTTAATTTTAGGAGTTATTTTACTTGAGTTTTTACACACATCTTCTCTGTTTCTACTATCTATTTTAATAACTATAATAGCTATAAAACAAATAGATCTTTATGAAAAAGAGATTGGTACTCACGATAGTAGTGAAATTGTAATAGATGAATTAGCTGGTATGTGGATAGCTTTAGCTATTTGTGGAATAAATAGTGAAAATGTTTTCATTTTAGCTCCTCTTGCTTTTATATTTTTTAGAATCTTTGATATTTGGAAACCATCTATTATTGGAAAAATTGATAGGGAAGTAAAAGGTGGATTAGGAGTAATGGGCGATGATGTTGTTGCTGGAATTTTTGCTGGAATTTGTACAGCTGGAGTTTGGCAACTAATTGAAAAATTTGTTATTTAG
- the prfA gene encoding peptide chain release factor 1, translating to MLKDKLQPFITRSEEITNLLMSPDITSDIKRMTTLSKEQSSIEPIVRKAKEYIKVLEDIEENRSMLDDSELGDLAKEELKELEQKKPILEDEIKLLMIPKDPNDDRNIYLELRAGTGGDEAALFVGDLFRGYLRYAENNNWKVEIMSSSDSEAGGYKEIVILVKGDHVYSKLKFEGGTHRVQRVPATESQGRVHTSAITVAVMPEVDDVEVEINESDLKIDVMRASGNGGQSVNTTDSAVRITHIPSGIVVTNQDQKSQHKNKERAMKVLKAKLFEIEMEKKMEAEGANRKEQVGTGDRSGRIRTYNFPQNRLSDHRINLTLYRLDYILQDGLFDEVIDPLIADHQSRLIEANGL from the coding sequence ATGCTAAAAGACAAACTCCAACCTTTTATTACTAGATCAGAGGAGATTACAAATTTATTGATGTCTCCTGACATAACTAGTGATATAAAAAGAATGACAACTCTGTCAAAAGAGCAATCAAGTATAGAACCAATTGTTAGAAAAGCAAAAGAGTACATAAAAGTTCTTGAAGATATTGAAGAGAACAGAAGTATGCTTGATGATTCTGAGCTGGGTGATTTAGCAAAAGAAGAGTTAAAAGAGCTTGAGCAGAAAAAACCTATTTTGGAAGATGAGATAAAACTTCTTATGATTCCAAAAGACCCAAATGATGATAGAAATATATATTTGGAGCTTAGGGCTGGAACAGGTGGAGATGAAGCTGCACTTTTTGTTGGAGATTTGTTTCGTGGTTATTTGCGATATGCAGAAAACAATAACTGGAAAGTTGAAATTATGAGTTCAAGTGATAGTGAAGCTGGTGGTTATAAAGAGATTGTAATACTCGTAAAAGGTGACCACGTTTATTCTAAGCTAAAATTTGAAGGTGGAACTCACAGAGTTCAAAGAGTTCCTGCAACAGAGTCTCAAGGAAGAGTTCACACATCTGCTATTACAGTTGCTGTTATGCCAGAGGTTGATGATGTTGAAGTTGAGATTAACGAAAGCGATTTAAAGATCGATGTAATGCGTGCAAGTGGAAATGGTGGACAATCTGTGAATACTACTGATTCTGCTGTAAGAATTACTCATATTCCATCTGGTATTGTTGTAACAAATCAAGATCAAAAATCTCAGCATAAAAATAAAGAGAGAGCTATGAAAGTTCTAAAAGCTAAACTTTTTGAAATTGAGATGGAAAAAAAGATGGAAGCTGAGGGTGCAAATAGAAAAGAGCAAGTAGGAACTGGAGATAGAAGTGGAAGAATTAGAACTTATAATTTCCCACAAAATCGTCTAAGTGACCACAGAATAAATCTAACTTTATATCGACTTGACTATATTCTTCAAGATGGTCTGTTTGATGAGGTAATTGATCCTCTTATTGCTGATCATCAATCAAGACTTATCGAAGCAAATGGGCTATAA
- the rpsT gene encoding 30S ribosomal protein S20: protein MANHKSSEKRARQTLVKTIRNRFYKTRIKNITKDVIAAVESADKEKAVVAMKVANKYFHHCVSKGILAKGTASRKVSRLQLKVNSI from the coding sequence ATGGCAAATCATAAATCTTCTGAGAAGAGAGCTAGACAAACATTAGTAAAAACTATAAGAAATAGATTTTACAAAACAAGAATTAAAAACATCACTAAAGATGTTATTGCAGCAGTAGAAAGTGCTGATAAAGAAAAAGCAGTAGTTGCTATGAAAGTTGCAAATAAATACTTCCACCACTGCGTTTCAAAAGGTATTTTAGCAAAAGGTACAGCTTCTAGAAAAGTAAGCAGACTTCAACTAAAAGTTAATTCTATATAA
- the glmM gene encoding phosphoglucosamine mutase: MKLFGTDGVRGKAGEFLDVITVIKLAQAAGIYFRKHSTTNKILVGKDTRRSGYMIENALVSGLTSVGYNVIQIGPMPTPAIAYLTESMRCDAGIMISASHNPFEDNGIKFFDNHGNKLSVESEKDIEKIFNDDDLLQQNQAVEKEIGSSKRIDDVIGRYIVVIKSSFPKDLTLKGLRIVLDCANGAAYKVAPTILEELGADVITINNKPNGFNINDNCGAMHPENVSNLVREYRADIGLALDGDADRLVVIDENGNIVDGDNLLGALSVYLKEENLLEGDACVATVMSNKALEDYLEKHKIKLLRSDVGDKYVLEVMKKNGVNFGGEQSGHIIFSDAAKTGDGLASALQVLALIIKSKKKASVALNPFSLYPQILENLKVSEKIPLKDIKGLDEILKPIREKGIRDLIRYSGTENKIRLLLEGKNKKDVESSMKTLVDFFKKTL, translated from the coding sequence ATGAAACTATTTGGAACAGACGGAGTTAGAGGAAAGGCTGGAGAGTTTTTAGATGTTATTACAGTTATAAAATTAGCGCAAGCAGCTGGAATTTATTTTAGGAAACACTCAACAACAAATAAAATTCTTGTAGGTAAAGATACAAGAAGAAGTGGGTATATGATTGAAAATGCACTTGTTAGTGGATTAACTTCTGTTGGTTACAATGTAATTCAAATAGGACCTATGCCAACACCTGCTATTGCATACCTTACAGAAAGTATGAGATGTGATGCTGGAATTATGATTAGCGCTTCTCATAATCCGTTTGAAGATAATGGAATAAAATTTTTCGATAATCATGGTAACAAGCTTAGTGTTGAAAGTGAAAAAGATATTGAGAAAATTTTTAATGATGATGATTTACTACAACAAAATCAAGCTGTTGAAAAAGAGATTGGTTCTTCAAAAAGAATCGATGATGTTATTGGAAGATACATTGTAGTTATAAAATCTTCTTTTCCAAAAGATTTAACTCTAAAAGGATTAAGAATTGTCCTTGATTGTGCAAATGGTGCTGCTTATAAAGTTGCTCCTACAATTTTGGAAGAGTTAGGCGCTGATGTAATTACAATAAATAATAAACCAAATGGTTTTAATATTAACGATAATTGTGGAGCTATGCATCCTGAAAATGTTTCAAATTTAGTTCGTGAATATAGAGCAGATATTGGTCTTGCACTTGATGGAGATGCTGATAGATTGGTTGTTATTGATGAAAATGGAAATATTGTTGATGGTGACAATCTTTTAGGAGCTTTAAGTGTATATCTAAAAGAGGAAAACCTTTTAGAAGGAGATGCTTGTGTTGCTACAGTTATGTCAAATAAAGCATTAGAAGATTATTTAGAAAAACATAAAATCAAACTTTTAAGAAGTGATGTTGGTGATAAATATGTACTTGAAGTTATGAAAAAAAATGGTGTTAATTTTGGTGGTGAGCAAAGTGGACATATCATATTTTCAGATGCTGCAAAAACAGGAGATGGTTTAGCTTCAGCACTTCAAGTTTTAGCGTTGATAATAAAATCAAAGAAAAAAGCAAGTGTTGCTTTAAATCCATTTAGTTTATATCCTCAAATATTAGAAAATTTAAAAGTTAGTGAAAAAATACCATTAAAAGATATAAAAGGTTTAGATGAGATTTTAAAACCAATTAGAGAAAAAGGTATAAGAGATTTGATAAGATATTCAGGAACTGAAAATAAAATTAGACTTTTACTTGAAGGTAAAAATAAAAAAGATGTTGAATCATCTATGAAAACTTTAGTAGATTTTTTCAAAAAAACACTATAA
- the lspA gene encoding signal peptidase II — protein sequence MKKELKIALFIFATIFIIDQVVKFGFASLGWGATGSFMNLELAYNYGVAFSMLEFLAGYLKYIQLSIVVLGTIYLIKNRDVFYKYYIPIALLYAGGLSNILDRFTYGAVVDYFAWHYMFEFAIFNFADVMIDLAVVIIIVMQIKESRKQKVE from the coding sequence TTGAAAAAAGAGTTAAAAATTGCATTGTTTATTTTTGCAACTATTTTTATTATTGATCAAGTTGTAAAATTTGGTTTTGCCTCTTTAGGATGGGGAGCTACTGGAAGCTTTATGAATCTAGAGCTTGCATATAATTATGGCGTAGCATTTTCTATGCTAGAATTTTTGGCTGGATATTTAAAATATATACAACTTTCTATAGTAGTTTTAGGAACTATTTATCTTATTAAAAATAGAGATGTTTTTTATAAATACTATATTCCTATTGCACTTTTATACGCTGGTGGTTTATCAAATATTTTAGATAGATTTACTTATGGTGCGGTTGTAGATTATTTTGCTTGGCACTATATGTTTGAGTTTGCAATATTTAATTTTGCTGATGTTATGATAGATTTAGCGGTTGTTATAATTATAGTTATGCAAATAAAAGAGAGCAGAAAACAAAAAGTGGAGTAA
- a CDS encoding aspartate aminotransferase family protein: MKDIEKLDKDYVLHTYARNYVNFKKGVNATLYDDENKDYIDFTSGIGVTSVGHGNARVAKRIFEQVSNLTHTSNLYAIEPQALLAKKIKELSGYDVRTFFSNSGAEANEGAIKIARTYGELNFEKKRYKIITLENSFHGRTITTVKATGQSSFHQSKFAPYPDGFSFNAIDDVYNAIDDETVAVMIELVQGEGGVFPFDKEKIKELAKFLKENDILLIIDEVQTGVFRTGEFLASNLYDIEPDIITLAKGIGGGVPMGAVMTKHKDIWTAGDHGSTFGGNYLVTAAALEVLDILENLKDSGTLDETIIYFTKKLNDIFEANRDIFITHVGLGLMRGLRVKDADTLASLIKSAFEFGVMVLKSGNNTLRFLPALTISKSEIDEGFIRLQKAITKIKS; this comes from the coding sequence ATGAAAGATATAGAAAAATTAGATAAAGATTATGTACTTCATACATATGCAAGAAATTATGTAAACTTCAAAAAAGGTGTAAATGCAACACTTTATGATGATGAAAACAAAGATTATATAGATTTTACTTCAGGTATTGGAGTTACAAGTGTAGGACATGGAAATGCTAGAGTTGCAAAAAGAATTTTTGAACAAGTTTCAAATCTTACTCATACTTCAAATTTGTATGCAATAGAACCTCAAGCACTTTTGGCTAAAAAAATAAAAGAGCTTAGTGGATACGATGTAAGAACTTTTTTTTCAAATAGTGGAGCTGAAGCAAACGAAGGAGCTATAAAAATAGCAAGAACTTATGGAGAGTTAAATTTTGAGAAAAAAAGATATAAAATTATAACTTTGGAAAACTCTTTTCATGGAAGAACAATCACAACTGTAAAAGCTACAGGTCAAAGCTCTTTTCATCAAAGTAAGTTTGCTCCATACCCAGATGGATTTTCATTTAATGCGATAGATGATGTTTATAATGCAATCGATGATGAAACAGTTGCTGTTATGATAGAGCTTGTGCAAGGTGAGGGTGGAGTTTTTCCATTTGATAAAGAAAAAATTAAAGAGTTGGCAAAATTCCTAAAAGAAAATGATATTTTATTAATAATTGATGAAGTTCAAACAGGAGTATTTAGAACTGGAGAGTTTTTAGCTTCAAATTTATATGATATAGAGCCAGATATTATAACTTTGGCAAAAGGTATAGGAGGCGGTGTTCCTATGGGAGCTGTTATGACTAAACATAAAGATATTTGGACAGCTGGTGACCATGGAAGTACTTTTGGTGGTAACTATTTGGTAACCGCAGCTGCTTTAGAAGTTTTGGATATTTTAGAAAATTTAAAAGATAGCGGAACTTTGGATGAAACTATTATATATTTTACAAAAAAATTAAATGATATTTTTGAAGCAAATAGAGATATTTTTATAACTCATGTTGGATTAGGTCTTATGAGAGGATTAAGAGTAAAAGATGCTGATACTTTAGCAAGCTTAATAAAAAGTGCTTTTGAATTTGGAGTTATGGTTCTTAAATCAGGAAATAATACTTTAAGATTTTTACCAGCACTAACAATCTCTAAAAGTGAAATAGATGAAGGATTTATAAGACTTCAAAAAGCTATAACTAAGATAAAATCATAA
- a CDS encoding fatty acid cis/trans isomerase has protein sequence MKLQLFIVLIFSFLFFGCSSKPLDPVSFDRVNKDISFTKDIKPILDNRCVSCHSCYNSPCQLNLGSFSGLDRGASKDLVYDTRIKSVNPTRLFVDALNTKDWRDKGFFSMTDKMEDTNSSIMMQYLFEKDRNPKLEGKYSPETDKLSCVKNKEELEDYLEVNPHKAMPYGFPGLSKNEYNTIMTWLDNGAIDDTPKDTINDFEKAQIKKYEDFFNDKSIKNQVTARYIYEHLFLAHISFDDNSKNFFQIIRSSTPSGTEAKIIPTRFPYDEIKEKFYYRLQKVEGTIVHKTHMVVKFNDEKLRFYKDTFIKPNWEEGPYLISYNEHSAPNALAVFEQIPAKSRYEFLLNDIYFFINSFIKGPVCKGQVALNVIQDHFWVMFMDPKYDVSVIDKNFLKDNFEYLKIPNQLGEDPGLFETFKNLGHEKETKKYQEDRAKIYKKYYPDGMKLEHIRKSNNPNHNDSVLTVYRHFDTASLQYGAVGSVPKTLWVIDFPLLERLYYSLVAGFDVFGNTAHQLLVRTHMDRLRVEGENNFLEFLPQKSRMDYFNSWYVGWLAKYLTVYSPSKNETGIKYYSNDYKYEFSNMVLDYTKTKRDKINFLEKAYKPTPLRDSYNTKEEIEESFKSLAAPGSTKITKHFTDRDANAILIRIIMDNGENLIYSMVVNRWHDNVALMFNEESRLDPTKDDIDFVEGFVSSYPSMFIVLKQNQILDFFNTIKNYENKIKLKEYIRDYTINRANPNFWEHFDWFDNEFKKSNPLEYGLFDLNRYYSATINGDN, from the coding sequence ATGAAGCTTCAACTCTTTATAGTATTAATTTTTTCATTTTTATTTTTTGGATGTTCGAGTAAACCGCTTGACCCAGTAAGTTTTGATAGAGTTAACAAAGATATATCTTTCACAAAAGATATAAAACCAATTTTAGATAATAGATGTGTATCTTGTCACTCTTGTTATAACTCTCCATGTCAGCTAAATTTAGGTTCTTTTTCAGGTCTTGATAGAGGTGCTTCAAAAGATTTAGTTTATGATACAAGAATAAAATCTGTAAATCCAACTAGGTTATTTGTTGATGCTTTAAATACTAAAGATTGGAGAGATAAAGGTTTTTTTTCTATGACTGATAAGATGGAAGATACAAATTCTTCTATTATGATGCAGTATCTTTTTGAAAAAGATAGAAATCCTAAATTAGAAGGTAAATATTCTCCTGAAACAGATAAGTTATCTTGTGTAAAAAACAAAGAAGAGCTAGAAGATTATCTTGAAGTAAATCCACACAAAGCAATGCCTTATGGTTTTCCAGGCTTATCAAAAAATGAATACAATACTATAATGACTTGGCTTGATAATGGAGCAATAGATGACACTCCAAAAGATACTATAAATGACTTTGAAAAAGCCCAAATAAAAAAATATGAAGATTTTTTTAATGATAAAAGTATAAAAAATCAAGTTACAGCAAGATATATTTATGAGCATCTCTTTTTGGCTCATATATCTTTTGATGATAACAGTAAAAACTTTTTCCAAATAATCCGATCTAGTACTCCATCTGGAACTGAAGCAAAAATAATTCCTACAAGATTTCCTTATGATGAAATTAAGGAGAAGTTTTATTATAGATTACAAAAAGTTGAAGGCACAATTGTTCATAAAACTCATATGGTTGTTAAGTTTAACGATGAAAAATTAAGATTTTATAAGGATACTTTTATAAAACCAAATTGGGAGGAAGGACCTTATTTAATATCTTATAATGAACATTCTGCTCCAAATGCATTAGCAGTATTTGAACAAATTCCAGCAAAAAGTAGATATGAGTTTTTACTAAATGATATATATTTTTTTATAAATTCATTTATAAAAGGTCCTGTTTGCAAAGGACAAGTTGCATTAAATGTAATACAAGACCACTTTTGGGTAATGTTTATGGATCCAAAATATGATGTTAGTGTAATAGATAAAAACTTTTTGAAAGATAATTTTGAATATCTTAAAATTCCAAATCAACTAGGAGAAGATCCAGGATTATTTGAAACTTTTAAAAATCTTGGACATGAAAAAGAGACAAAAAAATATCAAGAAGATAGAGCAAAAATTTATAAAAAATATTATCCAGATGGAATGAAGCTAGAGCATATTAGAAAGAGTAATAATCCAAATCACAATGACTCAGTATTGACTGTTTATAGACATTTTGATACAGCCTCTCTTCAATATGGAGCAGTAGGAAGCGTTCCAAAAACTCTTTGGGTTATAGATTTTCCTCTTTTAGAAAGGTTATATTACTCTTTAGTTGCTGGTTTTGATGTATTTGGTAATACTGCGCATCAGTTGTTAGTAAGAACACATATGGATAGATTAAGAGTTGAAGGTGAAAATAACTTTTTGGAGTTTTTGCCACAAAAAAGTAGAATGGATTATTTTAACTCTTGGTATGTTGGTTGGTTAGCAAAATATCTTACAGTTTATTCTCCATCAAAAAATGAAACAGGAATAAAATACTATTCAAACGATTATAAATATGAATTTTCAAATATGGTACTTGATTATACAAAAACAAAAAGAGATAAAATTAATTTTCTAGAAAAAGCATATAAACCGACTCCTTTAAGAGATAGTTATAATACAAAAGAGGAGATTGAAGAGAGTTTTAAATCACTAGCAGCACCTGGTAGCACAAAAATAACAAAGCATTTTACCGATAGAGATGCAAATGCTATTTTAATAAGAATTATTATGGATAATGGTGAAAATCTTATCTATTCAATGGTTGTAAATAGATGGCATGATAATGTAGCTTTGATGTTTAATGAAGAGTCAAGACTTGACCCAACAAAAGATGATATAGATTTTGTTGAAGGATTTGTAAGCTCTTATCCTAGTATGTTTATAGTATTAAAACAAAATCAAATTTTAGATTTTTTTAATACTATAAAAAATTATGAAAATAAAATAAAATTAAAAGAGTATATTAGAGATTACACAATAAATAGAGCAAATCCAAATTTCTGGGAACACTTTGATTGGTTTGATAATGAGTTTAAAAAATCAAACCCTTTGGAGTATGGATTGTTTGATTTAAATAGATATTATTCAGCAACTATAAATGGTGATAACTAG
- a CDS encoding aspartate carbamoyltransferase catalytic subunit has protein sequence MRHLIRTSDFTKEEILKIFDDAREFKNNKFSKLLEGKIIVTLFFENSTRTRSSFEIAAKRLGAEVVNLDVGTSSQKKGETMYDTVSNINAMNPDAIIIRHSVHGLPESLIGYVDCPIINAGDGRHSHPTQAFLDLFTINEYFGGKTEGKKIAIVGDVRNSRVAGSNRRLLPRFGIDVNLVAPDCFKYEGDEFKQFDTIQEIIDDMDIVMSLRSQLERHNITYFESLQEYAKDFCITSELMERKEFLLLHPGPVNRNIDITDEVLKHPRCKVLEQVTNGVAIRAAILKKLILEDR, from the coding sequence ATGAGACACCTAATTCGTACTTCGGACTTTACAAAAGAAGAGATACTCAAAATTTTTGATGATGCTAGAGAGTTTAAGAATAATAAATTTAGCAAACTCTTAGAGGGTAAAATCATTGTTACACTATTTTTTGAAAACTCAACAAGAACAAGAAGCTCTTTTGAAATAGCTGCAAAAAGATTAGGAGCTGAAGTTGTAAATCTTGATGTTGGTACCTCTTCACAAAAAAAAGGTGAAACAATGTACGATACTGTTTCAAATATAAATGCTATGAACCCTGATGCTATAATTATTAGACATAGTGTTCACGGTCTTCCAGAGAGTTTGATAGGTTATGTTGATTGCCCTATAATAAATGCAGGTGATGGAAGACACTCACATCCAACTCAAGCTTTTTTAGACCTTTTTACAATTAATGAATATTTTGGTGGAAAAACTGAAGGTAAAAAAATAGCAATTGTTGGAGATGTTAGAAATTCAAGGGTTGCTGGAAGTAATAGAAGATTACTTCCTAGATTTGGAATAGATGTAAATTTAGTAGCTCCTGATTGTTTTAAATATGAAGGTGATGAGTTTAAACAGTTTGATACAATTCAAGAAATAATAGATGATATGGATATTGTTATGAGTTTAAGAAGTCAACTTGAACGTCACAATATCACATATTTTGAATCACTTCAAGAGTATGCAAAAGATTTTTGCATTACAAGTGAATTAATGGAAAGAAAAGAGTTTTTACTTCTTCATCCAGGTCCAGTTAATAGAAATATTGATATTACTGATGAAGTTTTAAAACATCCAAGATGTAAAGTTTTAGAGCAAGTAACAAACGGAGTTGCTATTAGAGCTGCTATATTAAAAAAATTAATCCTAGAGGATAGATAA
- a CDS encoding aminodeoxychorismate synthase component I: protein MSYDLKKTYIEKLQNLSQNIKFEIDSKNKKNIKDYSLKKYPISFVEYEKKFDLIQDEIKKGNSYLLNLTAQTKIDTNLTLDDIYEASSSLLKLRVKFDDLDFVCFSPEKFIDIKDNKIYTYPMKGTIDSNFDDAKNILLNNKKELAEHTMVVDLLRNDLGKVANNIKVEEFRKFSKIVTKDRELFQTSSIISGDLQNNWQEKIGDILSNILPAGSITGTPKKSTIEILKNIENYDRGFYSGIFGIFDGINLQSFVLIRFIENINNELFYKSGGGITSDSTAKEEYEELLNKVYLPF from the coding sequence ATCTCATATGATTTAAAAAAAACTTATATAGAAAAACTTCAAAATCTCTCACAAAATATAAAATTTGAAATAGATAGTAAAAATAAAAAAAATATAAAAGATTACAGTTTAAAAAAATATCCAATTAGTTTTGTTGAGTACGAAAAAAAGTTTGATTTAATTCAAGATGAGATAAAAAAGGGGAATAGCTATTTACTAAATTTAACTGCGCAAACAAAAATAGATACAAACCTAACTTTAGATGATATTTATGAAGCATCAAGCTCTTTATTAAAATTAAGAGTAAAGTTTGATGATTTAGATTTTGTTTGCTTTAGCCCAGAAAAATTTATAGATATAAAAGATAATAAAATCTATACATATCCTATGAAAGGAACTATTGATTCAAATTTTGATGATGCAAAAAATATTTTACTAAATAATAAAAAAGAGTTAGCAGAACACACTATGGTTGTTGATTTGCTAAGAAATGATTTAGGAAAAGTTGCTAATAATATAAAAGTTGAAGAGTTTAGAAAATTTAGTAAAATAGTTACAAAAGATAGAGAACTTTTTCAAACAAGCTCAATTATTTCTGGAGATTTACAAAATAATTGGCAAGAAAAAATAGGAGATATTTTATCAAATATTCTTCCTGCTGGAAGTATCACAGGTACTCCAAAAAAATCTACAATAGAAATTTTAAAAAATATTGAAAACTATGATAGAGGATTTTATAGTGGAATTTTTGGTATTTTTGATGGTATAAATCTTCAAAGTTTTGTGCTAATTAGATTTATCGAAAATATAAATAATGAACTTTTTTATAAAAGTGGCGGTGGGATTACAAGTGATAGTACTGCAAAAGAAGAGTATGAAGAACTTTTAAATAAAGTTTATCTACCATTTTAA
- a CDS encoding aminotransferase class IV family protein, translating to MFFETIKCEDCEIFNLEYHQKRVAKTIGKNFDLQEYINPPTNELLRCKIVYNKDEILSVDYFPYKIRDIKSFKIVVDNSLDYSKKYLNRDKLDKLFLKKDSCDEIIILKNGVVTDTTIANIAIFYDGVWITSKNCLLEGTSRARLIEKKEIFVKDITLDMLKKASKIALMNAMIDFYEIKDFRIEY from the coding sequence ATGTTTTTTGAAACAATAAAATGTGAAGATTGTGAGATTTTTAATTTAGAGTATCATCAAAAAAGAGTTGCAAAAACTATCGGAAAGAATTTTGATTTACAAGAGTATATAAATCCACCAACAAATGAGCTACTAAGATGTAAGATAGTTTACAACAAAGATGAAATTTTAAGTGTAGATTATTTTCCATATAAAATACGAGATATAAAAAGCTTTAAAATAGTAGTTGATAACAGTTTAGATTACTCAAAAAAATACCTAAATAGAGATAAACTTGATAAGTTATTTTTAAAAAAAGATAGTTGTGATGAGATAATTATTCTTAAAAATGGAGTAGTTACGGATACAACAATTGCAAATATAGCTATATTTTATGATGGAGTTTGGATTACTTCAAAAAATTGTTTGTTAGAAGGAACTTCAAGAGCAAGGCTAATAGAAAAAAAAGAGATATTTGTAAAAGATATAACTCTGGATATGTTAAAAAAAGCTTCAAAAATAGCTCTTATGAATGCTATGATTGATTTTTATGAGATAAAGGATTTTAGAATAGAGTATTAA
- a CDS encoding carbamoyl phosphate synthase small subunit, with protein sequence MQKVYIYLENGIFLEANSFGADTTAVGKLVYNNSTFGQQEIITDPSNNGLFINFTAVEIGNTGANRVDMESSKAHAKGIIVRNYHDAYSNYRAEMSLKDFLVEQNVIGICDIDTRFLTKIVREEGSMMMIASTQISSKDELAKKLNEAKKYDEINFVKDISTKEAYIHKSGVWNHETGEYNKAQMSDKRVQVIDYGVKKSFLNELVELGFEVEVVPASTKADDIINNFKAGKIGGVVLSSGAGNPNILTDEIAEIKKLIDANIPILAVGLGHYLLALASGVKVDKIKSIKYGSHPIRGEKTVEICGINGDFKISEDIKNIADVTHIKVFNDSAVALKYKNKNELSSEFSPVSNSSICQEFSQMVK encoded by the coding sequence ATGCAAAAAGTATATATTTATTTAGAAAACGGAATATTTTTAGAGGCAAACTCTTTTGGTGCAGATACAACTGCTGTTGGAAAACTGGTTTATAATAACTCAACATTTGGACAACAAGAGATTATTACGGACCCTTCAAATAATGGTTTATTTATCAATTTTACAGCTGTAGAGATAGGAAATACGGGTGCAAATAGAGTTGATATGGAAAGTTCAAAAGCTCATGCAAAAGGTATAATTGTGAGAAATTATCATGATGCTTACTCAAATTATAGAGCAGAAATGAGTCTAAAAGATTTTTTAGTAGAACAAAATGTTATTGGAATTTGTGATATTGATACAAGATTCTTGACAAAAATTGTAAGAGAAGAGGGAAGTATGATGATGATTGCATCTACACAAATCTCTTCTAAAGATGAACTAGCAAAAAAATTAAATGAAGCAAAAAAATATGATGAAATCAATTTTGTAAAAGATATTTCAACTAAAGAGGCTTATATTCATAAATCAGGTGTTTGGAATCATGAAACAGGAGAGTATAATAAAGCTCAAATGAGTGATAAAAGAGTTCAAGTAATTGATTATGGAGTTAAAAAATCATTTTTAAATGAGCTTGTTGAGTTAGGATTTGAAGTTGAAGTAGTTCCTGCTTCTACAAAAGCAGATGATATAATTAATAATTTTAAAGCAGGTAAAATAGGTGGAGTAGTTCTAAGTAGTGGAGCTGGAAATCCAAACATTTTAACTGATGAAATAGCTGAAATAAAAAAATTAATAGACGCAAATATTCCAATTCTTGCAGTTGGACTAGGACATTATTTACTAGCACTTGCAAGTGGTGTAAAAGTAGATAAGATTAAATCTATAAAGTATGGAAGCCATCCTATTAGAGGTGAAAAAACAGTAGAAATTTGTGGTATTAATGGTGATTTTAAAATAAGTGAAGATATTAAAAACATTGCAGATGTAACTCATATTAAAGTTTTTAATGACAGTGCTGTAGCTTTAAAATATAAAAATAAAAATGAATTAAGTAGTGAATTCTCTCCAGTTTCAAATTCTAGTATTTGCCAAGAGTTTTCGCAAATGGTAAAATAG